A region from the Paludicola sp. MB14-C6 genome encodes:
- a CDS encoding GyrI-like domain-containing protein — MVLEKCIKESFVVIGKEGSTDDGKDFIQKLWKNANSNFNEVAHLAKKDDNCKILGIWGAMSDFSRSFNPWERNFSQGLYLAGVECKDNSQSPKGWTKWIIPAYEYLYVKNERSDTFPNVIKYLQQNSISLAGAVHDFNYPETGKGYMFFPIRKL; from the coding sequence ATGGTGTTAGAAAAATGTATTAAAGAAAGTTTTGTAGTTATTGGAAAAGAAGGTTCAACAGATGACGGAAAAGATTTTATACAGAAACTTTGGAAAAATGCAAACTCAAATTTTAATGAAGTAGCACATTTAGCAAAGAAAGATGATAACTGCAAAATTTTGGGCATATGGGGTGCAATGTCCGATTTCTCTCGTTCATTCAATCCATGGGAAAGAAATTTTAGTCAAGGCTTATACCTTGCCGGTGTTGAATGTAAAGATAATTCACAATCACCTAAAGGTTGGACTAAGTGGATTATACCTGCATACGAATATCTATATGTCAAAAATGAGAGAAGCGATACTTTTCCAAATGTAATTAAGTATTTGCAACAAAATAGCATTTCGCTTGCTGGAGCAGTACATGATTTTAATTACCCTGAAACAGGAAAAGGATATATGTTTTTCCCTATACGCAAATTATGA